Proteins encoded in a region of the Manis javanica isolate MJ-LG chromosome 15, MJ_LKY, whole genome shotgun sequence genome:
- the CMKLR1 gene encoding chemerin-like receptor 1 isoform X3, which translates to MEGEDYNTSLAYDDEYPNDSYPIVVLEEVSSMEDRVAKIFLVVVYSIICFLGILGNGLVIVIATFKMKKSVNTVWFLNLAVADFLFNVFLPIHIAYAAMEYHWVFGAAMCKISNFLLIHNMYTSVFLLTIISFDRCISVLLPVWSQNHRRIRLAYMACVVIWVLAFFLSSPSLVFRDTAKLHGKISCFNNFSLSAASSSPWPTESQQHMAVNVTRFLCGFLVPVLIITACYFTIVCKLQRNRLAKTKKPFKIIVAIIITFFLCWCPYHTLNLLEIYHTIVPGSVFSLGLPLATAIAIANSCMNPILYVFMGQDFKKFKVALFSRLVNALSEETGHSYYPSHRSFTKMSSMNERSSVNERDTSML; encoded by the coding sequence ATGGAGGGTGAGGATTACAACACCTCCCTCGCCTACGATGATGAATACCCCAATGATTCCTACCCCATCGTGGTTTTGGAAGAGGTTTCTTCCATGGAGGACAGGGTGGCGAAGATCTTCCTGGTGGTGGTCTACAGCATCATCTGTTTCCTTGGGATCCTGGGCAATGGCTTAGTGATCGTCATCGCCACCTTCAAGATGAAGAAGTCAGTGAACACTGTCTGGTTCCTCAACCTGGCCGTGGCCGACTTCCTGTTCAATGTCTTCCTGCCAATCCACATTGCCTACGCTGCCATGGAGTACCACTGGGTTTTTGGGGCAGCCATGTGCAAGATCAGCAACTTCCTGCTCATTCACAACATGTACACCAGTGTCTTCCTGCTGACCATCATCAGCTTTGACCGCTGCATCTCCGTGCTCCTCCCTGTCTGGTCCCAGAACCATCGCCGCATCCGGCTGGCCTACATGGCTTGTGTGGTTATCTGGGTCTTGGCTTTCTTCCTGAGTTCTCCATCCCTCGTCTTCCGGGACACAGCCAAGCTGCATGGGAAAATATCCTGCTTCAACAACTTCAGCCTGTCAGCAGCCAGCTCTTCCCCATGGCCCACTGAGTCCCAACAGCACATGGCAGTGAACGTCACCCGCTTCCTCTGTGGCTTCTTGGTCCCGGTTCTCATCATCACAGCCTGCTACTTCACCATCGTCTGCAAGCTACAGCGCAACCGGCTGGCCAAGACCAAGAAACCCTTCAAGATCATCGTGGCCATCATCATCACCTTCTTCCTCTGCTGGTGCCCCTACCACACGCTCAACCTCCTGGAGATCTACCACACCATTGTGCCCGGCTCCGTCTTCAGCCTGGGTTTGCCCCTAGCCACGGCCATTGCTATTGCCAACAGCTGCATGAACCCCATTCTGTATGTCTTCATGGGTCAAGACTTCAAGAAGTTCAAGGTAGCCCTCTTCTCCCGCCTGGTCAATGCTCTGAGTGAGGAGACAGGCCACTCCTACTACCCCAGCCACAGGAGCTTTACCAAGATGTCATCGATGAACGAGAGGTCTTCAGTGAATGAGAGGGACACTAGCATGCTTTGA
- the CMKLR1 gene encoding chemerin-like receptor 1 isoform X2: protein MGPGAAPGEAAGWESREAASWESSGCAVGLWCQLGTQRMEGEDYNTSLAYDDEYPNDSYPIVVLEEVSSMEDRVAKIFLVVVYSIICFLGILGNGLVIVIATFKMKKSVNTVWFLNLAVADFLFNVFLPIHIAYAAMEYHWVFGAAMCKISNFLLIHNMYTSVFLLTIISFDRCISVLLPVWSQNHRRIRLAYMACVVIWVLAFFLSSPSLVFRDTAKLHGKISCFNNFSLSAASSSPWPTESQQHMAVNVTRFLCGFLVPVLIITACYFTIVCKLQRNRLAKTKKPFKIIVAIIITFFLCWCPYHTLNLLEIYHTIVPGSVFSLGLPLATAIAIANSCMNPILYVFMGQDFKKFKVALFSRLVNALSEETGHSYYPSHRSFTKMSSMNERSSVNERDTSML from the coding sequence AGAATGGAGGGTGAGGATTACAACACCTCCCTCGCCTACGATGATGAATACCCCAATGATTCCTACCCCATCGTGGTTTTGGAAGAGGTTTCTTCCATGGAGGACAGGGTGGCGAAGATCTTCCTGGTGGTGGTCTACAGCATCATCTGTTTCCTTGGGATCCTGGGCAATGGCTTAGTGATCGTCATCGCCACCTTCAAGATGAAGAAGTCAGTGAACACTGTCTGGTTCCTCAACCTGGCCGTGGCCGACTTCCTGTTCAATGTCTTCCTGCCAATCCACATTGCCTACGCTGCCATGGAGTACCACTGGGTTTTTGGGGCAGCCATGTGCAAGATCAGCAACTTCCTGCTCATTCACAACATGTACACCAGTGTCTTCCTGCTGACCATCATCAGCTTTGACCGCTGCATCTCCGTGCTCCTCCCTGTCTGGTCCCAGAACCATCGCCGCATCCGGCTGGCCTACATGGCTTGTGTGGTTATCTGGGTCTTGGCTTTCTTCCTGAGTTCTCCATCCCTCGTCTTCCGGGACACAGCCAAGCTGCATGGGAAAATATCCTGCTTCAACAACTTCAGCCTGTCAGCAGCCAGCTCTTCCCCATGGCCCACTGAGTCCCAACAGCACATGGCAGTGAACGTCACCCGCTTCCTCTGTGGCTTCTTGGTCCCGGTTCTCATCATCACAGCCTGCTACTTCACCATCGTCTGCAAGCTACAGCGCAACCGGCTGGCCAAGACCAAGAAACCCTTCAAGATCATCGTGGCCATCATCATCACCTTCTTCCTCTGCTGGTGCCCCTACCACACGCTCAACCTCCTGGAGATCTACCACACCATTGTGCCCGGCTCCGTCTTCAGCCTGGGTTTGCCCCTAGCCACGGCCATTGCTATTGCCAACAGCTGCATGAACCCCATTCTGTATGTCTTCATGGGTCAAGACTTCAAGAAGTTCAAGGTAGCCCTCTTCTCCCGCCTGGTCAATGCTCTGAGTGAGGAGACAGGCCACTCCTACTACCCCAGCCACAGGAGCTTTACCAAGATGTCATCGATGAACGAGAGGTCTTCAGTGAATGAGAGGGACACTAGCATGCTTTGA